The sequence CCCGAGGAGATCGCGGCGCAGATGCGCAACGTGGACGTCGTGGTGGAGGACTGGCCGAGCGAAGAGCACTACGAGCGGTTGGGGCTGGCCCCCGACGAGTGGCTGTTCGGCCTCTACGAGGGGACGCCGCT is a genomic window of Armatimonadota bacterium containing:
- a CDS encoding metallopeptidase family protein encodes the protein MKLSRRRFEALVARALDAIPEEIAAQMRNVDVVVEDWPSEEHYERLGLAPDEWLFGLYEGTPL